The genome window CTCCCCCTTCTTTTTTATCTTATTAAATATCTGGACGAGCTAAAAATGGAGACTCGTTACGCATTAAAATATCAACGTACTGGGCCCGCTCCCATGAATATGGATCTTTCGCTCTCATCTTGCTTAATACCCCCCTGCACTCATCCAAAACTCCATATCCATGTTTCCCCATCCAGCGTTCAACATCATTGACCATTGTATGTATTGATTCAATACCGTTCTTATAGAGAGCACTGACAACCTGCACACAATCAGCACCAGCAAGTAGCATTTTAGCTACATCTTCTCCTGTAAAAATCCCCCTATTTGCGCAAAGGCTGCCATTGACTGTTCCAAAAAGAAGGGCGATGAAACGAAGTGGCAAAAGAGAGTCTCTCTCATGACTCATAACAATAGTTCTCTCTTCTTTTTCTTCTTCAGGATTTATATCTGGATTGATAAAATTATTGAAAAGTACATATCCCTTTGTTCCCATCTGATCAAGCATTGAAACAAAGTGAAGCGGATTGGTGTAGAAAGGGCTTAATTTTACAGACACAGGAATAGATACCACCCGCAAAACTTCTTGAACAGTGGCTAGCTGCTCGTTTTCGATCTGTGAACCACTCATATTTTTATCTATAGGCATAGCGTAAAGGTTGAGTTCCAGCCCCTGGACTCCCGTCTTGCTTAATTTCTCTGCCCATTCAACCCAAACACTTTTCGTTCCTGCGTTCAAACTCGCAAAAACAGGGACATGGGCATCTTTGATAATTTTATTTACCCACATAATATGTTCTTCTGGACCAGCATGTGCTATTCCGGGATGAAGAGCAATCATCTCTGCGTGTCGTTCGTCATCGTCAGTTAATTCATGTTCGAGAGCCAAAGATTCAAGAGCGATTTGCTCCTCAAAAAGCGATTTGATCACTATGCCTCCCGCGCCTGCTTCTTCAGCTTTACGAATAGTTTCAAGGTTCGATGTAATGCCGCTGGCTCCTACGATAACCGGGTTCTTTAACTCCACTCCCATATACTCAGTTGAGAGATCAATTGCCATGTTACTTCCCCCTTTCTCGTTTGAGCACTTATTTGTCATTGTACCCTAATACACAAGTGAGAAATACTCTTAGTCTATAATATAAATTCCTACTAGCAATGAAAGGAGAGATGAAGATGAACCTTGTACTCGAAACAATAAAAAATCGTCGAAGTATCAGGCATTTCTTGCCTTCCCAAGTAAGTAATGAGGAACTGTCTCAAATACTTGATGCTGGGATATGGGCTCCAAGCGGACATAACGATCAGCCATGGCATTTTACAATTATTCAAAAGAAAGAAATAATCGATATGATCAGCGATAAAACAGTATCTCTTATGAAAAAATCGCCAGTTGATTGGGTTCGTAGAATGGGAGAAAAGGAAGGATTTCATATCTATTACAATGCTCCCACTATTATTATCATTTCGGGTAAAAAAAATGAAGATTCGTTATTGAAACCGATTGCAGACTGCTCAGCAGCCATAGAGAACATGCTTCTTGCAGCTGAATCTTTGAATGTAGGAACATGCTGGATTGGGTTCTCTGGTTTCTTCTTCGCCGCAGCTACACCAGAAGAGCTTAAAATGATCGGAGTTCCAGAAGGATATGAACCTTTTTATAGTATCGCTATGGGATATAAAGATCCAGACCGCCACTACGGAGCACCACGTCGTAAAGAAAATACAATTACGTACATACGCTAAAGCGTAACCATAATATTACAATATAAAGAATCTCCCCGCATCATAAGATAACGGGGAGATTTATTTTTATTTCTTGAAAATAATTGAACGTGCAGCAACAACACCACTTGAAGCAGCCTGAATAATTCCTCGACTGACTCCTGCGCCGTCTCCAGCCATATAGAGATTTTGAATTGTAGGAGTCTCAAGAGTATCTTTCAATTCAAGACGCAGAGAATAAAGTTTGATTTCCACTCCGTACAGAAGCGTATCATTCATATTAATTCCCGGCATAATAATATTGAGAGCCTCTATAAACTCTACAATATCCGTTAGAAAGCGATGGGGTAAAACAAGACTCAAATCTCCGGGCTGAGCTTGGGCGGTAGGTTTTACCATTCCCCTCATGATGCGAGCTTCTGTTGAACGACGTCCATCTCGAAGATCTCCCAAACGTTGAACAAGAATTCCGCCGCCTGCCAACATATTTGCCAACTTGGCGATGTGAGTCGCGTAGCCTATGGGATCATTAAAAGGTTGCGTAAAATTCTTTGTTACGAGAATAGCAAAATTCGTATTTTTAGACTTTACATTCTTTAAACTGTGCCCATTTACCGTTACGAGATCATGAGCCTTATTATATTCATGAACAACAAAGCCTGATGGGTTCATACAAAAGGTACGACAACGATCGTCAAAAGTCGGGGTATTGTAAAGACATTTAATTTCATAAAAGTGATTGGTTAGATCCTGACAAATACTATCTGGTATTTCTACCCGCACCCCAATATCTACTGGCATGGAAGCGATGGGCAGGTTGTATTGATTTACAATGCCTTCAAGCCATGAACTTCCTTCACGGCCTGGAGCTAAAATAACATTATCTGCCTCGATTTCACGCCCATCCTTCAAGGCGATGCCTTCAATAACTCCGTTTCGAACTTTGACTTCCATTACTTCCGTATTCATGAGAATGTCACACTTTTCCTTTAACTCCTCATACATGTTATTAAGCACCATGCGAGAAGCATCTGTTCCTATGTGACGAATTCTAGCCGGTATGATTTTTATTCCGCGACTTGCTGCTCTTTGAATCGTATCTTTTACAATATCCCCTGTCGGTTCGTAATAATTCTTATCTGCGCCAAAACTGACAAAAGCATCATCAACATACCGAATCATATTCTCAAGCGCATCTTCGCCTATGCACTCTTCGAGATTTCCGCCAAAGCCAGTGGTCAGCGTGAGCTTTCCGTCAGAGGCAGATCCGGCCCCACCCCATCCAGAAACGATATTACACGAGTTGCAATTGACACATACAGGGGAAAGTCCCTCAAGAATAGGACATTTTCTGTCTTTTATAACTTTTCCTTTGTCAACTATAAGAACTTTCTTATCATTCTTCACTAACTCCATGGCCGCAAAGATGCCTGCAGGCCCAGATCCCACTATAATAACGTCGTATTTCACCGTTATTTCTCTCCTTCACTATCAAAATTTACTCGTTGGCCACATGGAAAGTATAGGGGTAGGTATCAATAGGTGACCCTTGAGATGATACCATAAAAAAGAGCCCTTCTCCATGAAGAGCTCTTCCGTCATAATGCAGGTGAGATTATTTATTCGAATGATCTAACGATAGCCTTCAAAAGGACCTCTCCATCGAACTTCGATAAGTCCCTCTGAATTGAACATCTCTATAGAATCCACGACTTCATAAAACGCAATAGCATTCTCTCTCTGTACTTTTCCCCTTTTCTTCGCTTTAACCACCCTCATCTCCCCCCTTCTTTTCTTATTGGCGGCATTCTCCTTGGGATAGAGACCTTGACCATAAAAAAAGCCGGAAACCGCTTAAAGCGGATCCCGGCTCTGGTGTTTGTGAGTAAGGGCAATTAAATGCCGATCACACCAGGAGGGGATCCGCTGCTAATAATAACGACTACAGGTAGAGAAATTAGAGACTGAAGAAACATACTTTTAACTAGCTGCATTTCGAACCCTCCTTCTGTGTCCAAATTATTTGAATATTTCCACACATTATATTGTCGATTATTTCGCCTGTCAACCCTTTTTGGGCATAAATATTAATACAATCCAGTCAATTTTGGCAAAACCGTAGAGATCCAGGGAAGATAGGTTAAAAGCAAAACATCAACAACCATGATCAAAATAAATGGCCATACTGCTCGTGTAATATCCTCAAGCTTGATATCGGCAATGCTGCACCCAATGAAGAGGCATACACCCAATGGCGGAGTAACCATTCCTATTGCAAGGTTTACAACTAATACGATCCCAAAATGGAGAGGATCTACACCTATCTGAGTAATGACCGGCAATAAGACAGGCACCAAAATAATAATGGCCGCAACTGTTTCCATGAACGTTCCCAAGAAAAGGAGCAAGATGTTAATGAGGGTTAAGATAACAACAGGATTTTTTGAAATCGATAAAATAACCTCTGCAACGGCCTGAGGAACTTGTTCAGCAGTAAGAATCCAGCTGAAAACAGATGAAGTGGCAATAATAAACATGATCATCGACGTTCCCATAACTGTCGTAACAAGAATATTCTTCAGTTGAGAAAGATGAAGTTCCTTATAAATGAAAAAACCGACGATGAAGCCATAAACGACAGCCACTACTGCCGCTTCTGTAGGGGTAAAGACACCACCATAGATTCCCCCCAGAATAATTACAGGCATCATGAGGGCGAGAATTGCCTGTTTAAAAGTTTGCCAAATTCGTCCTAAAGTCGGTTTTTCGTCGCCATGATACCCCTTTTTCCTGGATATTAGCCAGGCTACAAACATCAGAGAACAACCGACAAGAATGCCAGGGAGAATGCCACCCATAAAGAGAGCGCCTATAGAAACTCCGGTAAGAACTCCGTAAATTATCATAGGAATGCTTGGTGGAATCATAACGCCCAAAGTACCAGCAGTTGCTTGAACAGCTGTAGCAAAAGGCTTGTCGTATCCCCGCCGTACCATTGCCGGTATTAAAATAGTTCCAATAGCAGCAACTGTAGCTACCGCTGCTCCTGAGATCGCTCCAAAAAACATACTCGCTATAATGGCAACAAAAGCTAATCCACCAGAAAAACGACCCACAATAGAGTTGGCAAATTCAACAAGACGTCTTGAAATACCCCCAAACTCCATTAACGAGCCCGCGAGAATAAAAAAAGGCACCGCCATGAGAGGAAAAGAATCTGCCGCCGTAAACATTTTTTGAACTATTACTATAGGAGGGATCGCCCCTGAAAAAAGAATAGCGGCAACAGAAGCCAGACCAATAGCTATAGCAATAGGCACGTTTATAACAAAAAACAAAATGAGACTAGCAAAAAGAACAGTGGTCATATGGCTTCATCCCTTCTTCCTACAACAATAGATAAGGCCTGTTCGATGGAATAGATAAACATGAGGACACCACTTACAAAAATGGCTGAATAAGGAATCCCCATGGATATTTCCATCGCCGGAGATCGCTGTCCTGAAACGATAAAAAGAATTCGACGTCCATAAATAACCATGAGTGCGAAAAATACCGCCGCACAGAGAGTTGCCAGAAAAGCAACACCTTTTTTCATTTTTGGAGGCAACATATTTACAACCACTTCCACACCGATATGTGCTCCCCTTTTAACGCCAATACTGGCCCCAAGAAAGGAAATCCAGACAAGAATATATCTGGAAAGTTCTTCTGACCATGGCAGAGAAGAGTGGAGAACGAAGCGAAATATGACTTGTAAGAAAACAACAACAACCATAACAATCAATAAAAGACTGACGGCATATTCTACAATCCGGTTTAAACCGTTAAGCAATTTTTTCAAAAGAATCACACTACCCCTTCTTTCTGCCGAAGAACACCTACAAAAAGGGAGGGAGAAGGAAAAGCTCTCCCTCTCCCTATGACATACGAACGGCTCTAATTTCCTGCAAGAATCTGATCAAGAAGCTTTGCGTCTTCGCCAAGTTCCCCACGGAATTCGTCATAGACGGATTTCGTGGCCTTACGGAAGGCTTCTTTATCTGGTGTATTTATTTCCATTCCAAGTTCTTTCAGTTTTTCTACCTGTTCATTTTCCATTCTCGTAATCTGCTCGCGCTCATAAAGAGCCGATTCTTGAGCAGCTTTCATGAAAATTTCCTGATATTCTTTAGGAAGCTTATCAAATCTAAACTTACTCATTATCAACATCGAGGGAGAAAAAACATGTCCGGTAAGAGAAACATATTTCTGAACCTCGTATATTTTTTGAGTGTAAATAATAGGAATTGGGTTTTCCTGCCCATCAACTGTTCCCTGCTGGAGAGCAGTAAAGACTTCTCCCCATGCCATAGGCGTAGGATCTGCTCCGAGGGCTCTCCAAATAGCCATCTGTACTTTATTTTCCATGGTTCTGAGCTTGAGTCCTTTGGCCTCTTCTGGAGTATTTACGGGATGCTTAGAATTTGTCAGATGGCGGAACCCGTTTTCATACCATGCTAAACCTTTAATGCCTTGTTTTTCGAGAAGGCCCATAATATACTGTCCGATTTCTCCATCGAGAGTTGAATAAGCCTGAGCCTTGTCTTTAAAGAGAAATGGGAAGTCAAAAATCATAAACTTTTTCTCGAATCCACTCATAGGCCCTGTTGAAGAGACGACCAAATCGACAGTTCCTAACTGAAGCCCCTCAATAAGGTCTCTCTCTCCTGTCCCAAGCTGATTATTGGGGAAAAGATTGACCTCTACATCTCCATTTGTTTCTTTCTCGACAATCTCTTTAAACCGTACAGCTCCAAGGTTATAAGGATGCTGATCACTCACAGAGTGCCCCAGCTTAAAGGAGTACTTAGCTGCCCAAGCAGGTTGTGTTACAGTCCCCAGCATAAAAGCACAAAACAAAAGCCCTACAAAAATTATGGTGCTTTTTTTCGTCCCTCTCATCACATGTCCCCCTTTAGACTTCTTCATAAGTTTTTTCTTTTACTGAAACAAGGTTATAAAGAACTTTATTAATAGGCGTCGCGATTCCCAGACGTCTACCTTCCTGAACAACGGCCCCATTTATAACCCCAATTTCTGTTTTACGTTTGTTCGAAACATCCTGAAGCATGGAAGACCTATTTGCTGCGGTAAGTTTGGCAACTTTTCTCGTATGTTCTACTGGATCGTCTATTTCAAGGGTAATTCCCTTTGCATTTGCCACAGCAACTGCCTCTTGTACAGCACAGGCAAGGAGTTCGTCTGTTTCAGAAAAATCTACTAAACGACCATTTTTTAACCCTGTAACAGCTGTTAAAGCATTAATGCCAATATTGACAATCAACTTGCCCCAAATGAGTCCCATTACATTGGGCGATAATTTAACGTTAAAACCACCCTTTTTGAGTAAATCTCCTATCTTTTCAAGGCGCTCATCGATAAAACCAGAGAGCTCTCCGATTACTGTGTCTCCTTGACCTGCATGGCGTATTTTTCCTGGTCCAAGCAATGTGGAACCATGTCCTGTTACACCTGCAATAACTTTTTCTTCGCCAACAACAGCACTTATTTTCTCTACATTACCAAGGCCGTTTTGAAGGGTTAAAACGCTTGTATGCGCCCCAATAATACCTTTCGCACTTTCCATCGCCTGAGATGTAAGCGTGGCCTTAACAAAAACAATAAGGAGGTCGCACTCCCCCGCCTCTTCAGGAGACGTAACAGCTCGAATAGAACGAATCGTACGCTCTCCTCCAATGCCCTCAATAAAGAGGCCGTGGGTATTAATGGCATCTACATGATCTTTCCAAACATCAATAAGCGTTACGTTAAAGCCTGCTTCAGCAAGCATTCCGCCATAAAGGCATCCCATAGCTCCTGAGCCAAGAACAGCTATTTTCATATTTTTCACCTCGGTCTTACTTGCGCAGATCTTTCAAATCGTCTCTGCTCAAACCTCCAAAGGTGTGTTTATCTTCCGGGAAAGAGCCTGAACGGACTTCTTCTTTGTATTCACCAAGAGCCTTTACAATTTCGTCTCCGATTTGAGCATACTGTTTAACAAACTTGGGAAGGAATTTATCGAAGAGCCCCAACATATCGTGGAAAACCAAAACCTGACCGTCTGTATAACGTCCTGCTCCTATACCAATAATGGGAATTGATACAGCTTCTGTAATTGCACGTCCTAATTCTTCAGGAACACACTCTACAACGATGGAAAATGCTCCGGCATCTTCTAGGGCTTTTGCTTCGTCAACAATTTTCTGAGCTGCTTCCAAACTTTTCCCCTGCACCTTAAAGCCACCGAGCATAGACGCCGTTTGAGGCGTAAGGCCAATATGTCCCTGAACGGGAATTCCTGCTTCAACAATGGCAGAAACGACTTCTGGGCGCCCGCCCTCAAGCTTGATCACATCGCAACCGCCTTCTTTCATGAGACGATTTGCACTGCGAATGGCTTGAGAAATGCTTTCGTTATATGAGCCGAAAACCATATCGCCAACAATCATAGGTGTGGGAGCACCCTTTACAACGGGTTTGATGTGAGCAACCATTTCGTCTGTGGTAAGAGGCACTGTCCCATCATTGCCAAGCATTGTCATAGAAAGAGAATCACCAACAAGAATGATCTCGATACCTGACTTCTCAACTAAAACAGCCTGAGCATAATCATACGCTGTAACCATCGATATTTTTTCGCCTTTTTGCTTCATTTCTTTGAGCTTTTGAATCGTTACCTTTGCCATTGCGAGATTCCCCCTCTAGAGATATATAAAGTTTTTATACTTTTTCTTTGTCGATTCAGGATTTGTACCCAAGGGTGGTCGAAAAACGTTTGGCCACATCTATAACCAAATCCCGAATGGCAATAAGACGTTCTGTATCTGCATAAAGGAATTTCGGCACTGCAACACTCAGAGCCGCGAACACTTCCCCAGAATGACCCCATACTGGAGCTGCTACACAAAAAAGGCCTTCAACGTACTCTTCGTTATCGATGCAATATCCTTGTTGGCGTATAGTCACAAGGTGCTCGAGTAATTCATCAAAATTGGTTACGGTATTTTCAGTAAAACGTATAAATGGTTCATCTTGAAGCAAGGCTCTAACTTGATGCTCAGGCATATAAGCCAACATGATCTTGCCAAGGCCAGTACAATAAGATGGCATTCGTTTTCCTATAGAAAGGTCTACTTTTATTGTTGATTGACTTTCGATTTTATCGATATAAATTACGTATTTTCCATCCATGACAGCTAGATTTACCGCTTCGTTCGTTTTCTCTGAAAGCTCTCGCATAAAAGGCATTGCCTGTTTTCTCAGACCAAGAGATTTCACCACGTTATTTCCGATTTCAAAAAGTTTAAAGCTATTGGAATATTTATGATTCGCCTGGTTTTGATTAACGTACCCCAAGCCTTTGAGGGTAGAAACAATTCGATGAACAGTACTCCGTTCTAAACTGAGCAAGTTACTCATTTCGGAAATACCTAACTCGCCACGTTCATCAAGTATTTCAATAATCGACATTGCTCTTTCTATAGACTGCACGTACCCGGAACTTTTTTTGGAACCTGTCACGATAATCTGCCTCCTTCTTTGTAAGGGAGAAAACAGCCACCTCAGAAAGATTCCATAATACGGAATAATATTCATCATTGTGGAAACGCAACTTAATTATAAACATGCAGAATTGTATGTCAAACTAGAGAAGAAATACATTTTTGGTAGTTCCAATAATTATATTTTTCACTTTTTATGTTACATGCGAGATTACAACAAACAAGGGGGTGTCCAACGATGCGGACACCCCCTTGTTTATTCTCGAAAAAATATCCGATACCTTTTATCCCCAAAAGAGTTCTATCGTCTTGTCGTCTGGCTTTTTACCTATATAAGCACCAATAATAAACGCTATAAGCCCTATAGCAATTGTAGGAACAATCTGATGAGCTCCCATCCATTTTACTTTTGTAATAGTGAAATAGATGAAAGACCCGCATCCTGCAACAATAGATAAAATAGCACCCGTAGCATTTGCACGTTTCCAATAAAGGCCCAAAATCGTTGGCCAAAGGAAAACCGCTTCAAGACCACCAAAAGCAAAAAGGTTTATCCAGACCAATAAAGAAGGAGGTCTAAGCGCTGCTAAAAAGACCATCACACCCAATATACCTGTCACAACAAAGCTCATACGTCCTATTGCCGCTGGATTAACTTTTTCAGGTTCTTTAGAAATATAGTTTAAATAGAGATCTTTAATAATGGCTGCCGATGCAAGAATAAGCATAGAGTCCACTGTAGACATAATAGCTGCAAGTGGTCCTGCTATAAATATTCCGGCCCAGAAAGGAGAAAGAAGATGGATCGTTAAGGTTGGAACTGCAAGGTCTCCCACTTCGATATTAGGAACGACAGCTCGTCCTAACGCCCCCACCATATGCATACAGAGCATAAGAAACCCTACAATAAATGTTCCAACAATCATGGCATTGTGCATTGATCGGGCATCTTTATATCCCATACATTTTACTGTTGTTTGCGGAAGCCCTAGTATGGCAAATCCCACGAGAACCCAAAAGGAAAGAATAAAGGGTTTTGATATAAAATTATTGGGCCCAAATGGAGTTATCAGGGCAGGATCAATTTCATGAAGTTTCTGTATTACTGAGGTCATTCCTCCGCCTGCATGGACAACGCTCCAAAGTAAGGCAATTGATGCAACAACCATCATAGAACCCTGAATTGTATCGGTAAGGACAACAGCTCTAAAACCACCAACTGTCGTATATATAATAACCGTCACACCAAAGATAATCAGACCTACAAGGTAAGGATATCCTGTAATGCTCTGAAAAAGTCTCGCACCCCCAATAAACTGGGCGAGCATAGAAGCCATGAAAAAGACAAGCAATGCAATCGAAGAAAGAATAACAACGGCATCGTTGCGATATCGTGCCCTTAAAAACTCTGTAACTGTTACTGCATTAATGCGGCGAGCAATAATAGCAAATTTTTTCCCCAAAACGCCTAACGTTAAAAAAGCAGTAGGGACCTGAATCATAGCGAGAAGAATCCAGCCCAATCCCATTTTATAGGCAACCCCCGGGCCACCTACAAAGCTACTAGCGCTGGTATAGGTAGTTATAATCGCCATGGCTAAAACAAAACCGCCCATGGAGCGGCTTCCAAGAAAATACTCTTCAACAAAACTTTTTGTATCGTGAGTTTTTTTACCTATCTTTCGACTCCAGAGCGCTATAGCCATAACACCGGCAAGATAAAGGACGAGAGGTAAAATCATATAGAATCGTTGCGTCATAGTTCTTCACGACCTTCCTTGTCTGGTGATTCTTCAAGCGAAATATCTTTAAAGAATAATCTAACCACTCCCCAAACAAGAAAAGAAATTCCAATATATCCAACAATGCAACTATAAAAGAACCATGATGGCATGCCAAAAACATACGTATACGACGACGGGTCGCCACTTCCTAAACCGTAGGCTGTTCCATACCACCAAGCAAAAAAGACACCGTAAAGAGCAAGTGAAATAAGAGCTTCTTTATTCGCTTGATTGTACCGGCCTGTTTTCTTCACTCTTATTGCCTCCTTTACTTTCCCTTCATTTTAAAATGGCCGCCCCAACACCCTTTGAGATCAGATATACACACAAAACCTTTTGCACCTATAATTTCTGAAATCTGAGGAATATCAGAACGATGACAAATGACTTTAACAACATAGCGAAGTCCCGCGCGACCTTGTCCAACGAGAACAGTTGCACCGAAACCGGCTTTGCGAATTTGCTCAATAACTAATCGGGTTTCTTGGTTTCGTTCTAAAATGATTTCAAGAGTAACGAAAGCATTAAGTAATTTTTCTTCCAAAAGAGAGCCCATAAAGTTACCTGCTCCATACCCTCCTGCGTAGGCGATAAGTTGAGGGAAGGTCAGGGAGCCACCTCCACCAAGAATATAACCGAGAACAGACATGTAGATCATTACTTCAAGAAAACCGATTGTTGCCGCAAGCCGCCGTCTTCCTCTCACAAGAAAAAGGATCCTCACCGTTCCAAGACTGACATCAAGAATACGAGCGCTAAAGATAAGTGCAAGTCCGAGCAAATCCATGACGCATCATTCTCCTAATTTTATGTAAAGGGAAGGCGGACAGCTCTCTGTCCGCCTTATGCTGTCTGCCAAACTCCGTTCGTAAGAAAAATTACTTTTTCTCTATAATTTCTACCTTATATTCTTTGCGAAGACGCTCTGTTTCTTCAAGATATATTTTAGAACGTTTATCTTTAAGAATGTTAGCCTCTATCTGACCTTTCACGTCTTCAAAAGACTTTAACGAAGCAGGCTTTTTATCTTCAAGCCTGATAATGTGCCACCCAAACTGGCTCTGTACAGGAGCACTTATTTCGCCCTTTTTAAGGGCTTCTGTAGCTTTACTGAATTCAGGAACAACTTGATCACCTTGGAAATAACCTAAATCTCCCTTTTGTTGTTTTGAAGGGCAAGTTGAATACTTTTCAACGGCCTCTTCAAAAGAAAGCTTCTTTGTCTCTATCTCTTCTCGAATCTTTTTTGCTTCCTCTTCGCTTGCCACTAAAATATGGCTTGCTCTCATCTGTGCAGGGATATTAAATTCTGTCAGATGCACAGCGTAATAATCTTTTGCTTCTTTTTCCGTTACGGCAGCTTTACTCAGCATCTTCTCCACGGCAGTCTGACGCAGTAACTCCCTTTTTATATTCTCAAGGCGCTCCATAAATACAGGATCTTTTTCAAGGTTATTATCCTTGGCCCAACGAGCAAAAACTTCGAGATTGATCAACTCGTCTAATATAGCCTTACGTCCTTGCTCATTCTCGTAGTACATGCGCTGCTGAGGATCAAGAGAGTTGATTATATCGTCAACATTCTGTTCTTTTATCTCTACATCGCCTACCCGAGCCAATACGTTGTTCTTTTCATTTTTCGCTTCTTGAGCTCCCGCCATGCTTCCCCAAGCCATCATCACTATGACAGCCATTACACATAAAACTCTCATATTTTTTTTCATACATATCCCTCCAAACCATACGATGCACTGAAACGTTGCCAGTGTATCACAGGCTCTCATCGTCGTCATTCAACAAAGACGAAAGAAAACATACTACATCTTCAGCTTGCATTTCCTTTGCATCTTCACCATAGTGAACTTCCACTATTCCTTCTGCCGCTTTGCGTCCTACAACGACTTTGACAGGAATTCCGAAAAGTTCAAAATCAGCGAATTTTGCCCCCGCTCGTTCATTCCTATCATCAAAAAGGACAACAATCCCATTTTGTGCCATCTCCAGATAAAGATTGGTAGCCAGGTTCATTGCCACTTCATCTTTCACCGACGGAACAATAATATCTACATCGAATGGCGCCAAACCAAAGGGATATGTTTTCTCTCGTGCCAGAGCTGTTAGGATACTGTTAAGATCGATCCAGCCTTTCCATAATGTGCATTTCTCGGTTTGTCCCTGTTGATCCTGGTAAGGGATCCCCTCAATGTCACTCTTTTCGCTCCATACTGCTGCTACTTTGTTCCATAAAAAAGGTTGAAGCTCAAGCCCACAACGTGGACAATTCATTCCTTCACGAAGAAGAGCAACATCACCAATATGCTTTGTTTTAAAATCTCTTCCCCACGTAACTCCTGTGAGGTGATAGTTGGGTTTATTAGCTCCCGTAACAACACCGCTACATCCTTCTATACTTATATCAGCGACTAGACAAACTCTTTCAGGAAGTCCTACAGGGCCAAGATAACCTGGTTTCTGCCCCATTACCGACATGAGTTCGTTCTCTTCTGCTATTCGAACCTTCTTGACCTTTAAAAAGAGAGCCAGCTTTTCTTCACTTATATGCAGATCTCCTCGAATAAGCACTGCTACAGGTCTCCAGCCATCATCAACTTCAGCCATATAAAACATGGTCTTTACTGTTTGTTCAGCAGGAATATGCAAAAATTCGCATAGTTCTTCTATAGAACTTGCATTTGGGGTATGAATTTCTTGCCGAACCATCTCTTTCTCTGTTC of Aminobacterium sp. MB27-C1 contains these proteins:
- a CDS encoding NAD(P)/FAD-dependent oxidoreductase, with the protein product MKYDVIIVGSGPAGIFAAMELVKNDKKVLIVDKGKVIKDRKCPILEGLSPVCVNCNSCNIVSGWGGAGSASDGKLTLTTGFGGNLEECIGEDALENMIRYVDDAFVSFGADKNYYEPTGDIVKDTIQRAASRGIKIIPARIRHIGTDASRMVLNNMYEELKEKCDILMNTEVMEVKVRNGVIEGIALKDGREIEADNVILAPGREGSSWLEGIVNQYNLPIASMPVDIGVRVEIPDSICQDLTNHFYEIKCLYNTPTFDDRCRTFCMNPSGFVVHEYNKAHDLVTVNGHSLKNVKSKNTNFAILVTKNFTQPFNDPIGYATHIAKLANMLAGGGILVQRLGDLRDGRRSTEARIMRGMVKPTAQAQPGDLSLVLPHRFLTDIVEFIEALNIIMPGINMNDTLLYGVEIKLYSLRLELKDTLETPTIQNLYMAGDGAGVSRGIIQAASSGVVAARSIIFKK
- a CDS encoding dihydroorotate dehydrogenase-like protein, translated to MAIDLSTEYMGVELKNPVIVGASGITSNLETIRKAEEAGAGGIVIKSLFEEQIALESLALEHELTDDDERHAEMIALHPGIAHAGPEEHIMWVNKIIKDAHVPVFASLNAGTKSVWVEWAEKLSKTGVQGLELNLYAMPIDKNMSGSQIENEQLATVQEVLRVVSIPVSVKLSPFYTNPLHFVSMLDQMGTKGYVLFNNFINPDINPEEEKEERTIVMSHERDSLLPLRFIALLFGTVNGSLCANRGIFTGEDVAKMLLAGADCVQVVSALYKNGIESIHTMVNDVERWMGKHGYGVLDECRGVLSKMRAKDPYSWERAQYVDILMRNESPFLARPDI
- a CDS encoding nitroreductase family protein, encoding MNLVLETIKNRRSIRHFLPSQVSNEELSQILDAGIWAPSGHNDQPWHFTIIQKKEIIDMISDKTVSLMKKSPVDWVRRMGEKEGFHIYYNAPTIIIISGKKNEDSLLKPIADCSAAIENMLLAAESLNVGTCWIGFSGFFFAAATPEELKMIGVPEGYEPFYSIAMGYKDPDRHYGAPRRKENTITYIR
- a CDS encoding TRAP transporter small permease, which produces MILLKKLLNGLNRIVEYAVSLLLIVMVVVVFLQVIFRFVLHSSLPWSEELSRYILVWISFLGASIGVKRGAHIGVEVVVNMLPPKMKKGVAFLATLCAAVFFALMVIYGRRILFIVSGQRSPAMEISMGIPYSAIFVSGVLMFIYSIEQALSIVVGRRDEAI
- a CDS encoding TRAP transporter substrate-binding protein, which encodes MRGTKKSTIIFVGLLFCAFMLGTVTQPAWAAKYSFKLGHSVSDQHPYNLGAVRFKEIVEKETNGDVEVNLFPNNQLGTGERDLIEGLQLGTVDLVVSSTGPMSGFEKKFMIFDFPFLFKDKAQAYSTLDGEIGQYIMGLLEKQGIKGLAWYENGFRHLTNSKHPVNTPEEAKGLKLRTMENKVQMAIWRALGADPTPMAWGEVFTALQQGTVDGQENPIPIIYTQKIYEVQKYVSLTGHVFSPSMLIMSKFRFDKLPKEYQEIFMKAAQESALYEREQITRMENEQVEKLKELGMEINTPDKEAFRKATKSVYDEFRGELGEDAKLLDQILAGN
- a CDS encoding TRAP transporter large permease; amino-acid sequence: MTTVLFASLILFFVINVPIAIAIGLASVAAILFSGAIPPIVIVQKMFTAADSFPLMAVPFFILAGSLMEFGGISRRLVEFANSIVGRFSGGLAFVAIIASMFFGAISGAAVATVAAIGTILIPAMVRRGYDKPFATAVQATAGTLGVMIPPSIPMIIYGVLTGVSIGALFMGGILPGILVGCSLMFVAWLISRKKGYHGDEKPTLGRIWQTFKQAILALMMPVIILGGIYGGVFTPTEAAVVAVVYGFIVGFFIYKELHLSQLKNILVTTVMGTSMIMFIIATSSVFSWILTAEQVPQAVAEVILSISKNPVVILTLINILLLFLGTFMETVAAIIILVPVLLPVITQIGVDPLHFGIVLVVNLAIGMVTPPLGVCLFIGCSIADIKLEDITRAVWPFILIMVVDVLLLTYLPWISTVLPKLTGLY